The Flavobacterium sp. 123 genome contains a region encoding:
- the purL gene encoding phosphoribosylformylglycinamidine synthase: protein MIHFFENQSKTVFAVQTNNPEVSGEISAQDISKLNWLFANSNKIEKSVLTDFFVGPRATMITPWSTNAVEITQNMGISGIIRIEEFHRVDWDASDFDPMLYQKYSELNQAIFTINIQPEPILNIDDIAAYNKTEGLSLSPEEVKYLDDLATKLGRKLTDSEIFAFSQANSEHCRHKIFNGTFVIDGEEKETSLFKLIKKTSQENPNDIVSAYKDNVAFVKGPKVQQFAPKTADKPDFYEIKEFDSVISLKAETHNFPTTVEPFNGAATGSGGEIRDRLAGGQGSLPLAGTAVYMTSYSRLSFDSAPDDKPWEKGMEERKWLYQTPMDILIKASNGASDFGNKFGQPLITGSLLTFEHEENNRKIGYDKVIMQAGGIGYGKLDQAIKHKPQEGDKIVILGGENYRIGMGGAAVSSADTGAFGSGIELNAVQRSNPEMQKRAANAIRGLVESDNNPIVSIHDHGAGGHLNCLSELVEETGGLIDLDKLPVGDPTLSAKEIIGNESQERMGLVIGKKDIDVLQRIADRERAPMYQVGDVTGDHRFTFESKSTGLKPMDYALEDFFGSSPKTIMTDTTINYNYGGLEYSIKNISTYLEQVLQLEAVACKDWLTNKVDRCVGGKVAKQQCAGPLQLPLNNCGVMALDYLGKEGIATSIGHAPISALIDPVAGSRNAIAESLSNIVWAPIKDGLKGISLSANWMWACKNEGEDARLYAAVEGCSDFAIELGINIPTGKDSLSMKQKYPNDEVIAPGTVIISAGGNCTDIRKVVEPVLQRDGGSIYYINLSQDDFKLGGSSFAQILNTIGNETPTIKDAAFFKKAFNTIQELILENNILAGHDIGSGGLITTLLEMCFADINLGAKIDFSPEASGFEEKDIIKYLFAENIAVVFQAKEDSIVENKLKQNGVTFYKLGSVTTEATLNFGPCQLDIAKYRDIWFKTSFLLDQKQAKNGTAKARFDNYKNQVLNYTFPTHFTGKAPVISSEVERPKAAIIREKGSNSEREMANAMYLAGFDVKDVHMTDLISGRETLEDIQFIGAVGGFSNSDVLGSAKGWAGAFLYNQKAKTALDNFFKREDTLSVGICNGCQLFMELELINPEHEVHGKMLHNDSHKHESIFTSVTIQENKSVMLSSLAGSTLGVWVSHGEGKFNLPMAEENYNIVSKYGYEGYPANPNGSDYNTAMLCDKTGRHLVMMPHIERSTFQWNWAHYPKDRNDEVSPWHEAFVNAKKWIDKH, encoded by the coding sequence ATGATTCATTTCTTTGAAAACCAAAGCAAAACTGTTTTTGCAGTTCAAACAAATAATCCCGAAGTTTCGGGAGAAATTTCGGCTCAAGACATTTCAAAACTTAACTGGCTTTTTGCCAATTCAAATAAAATTGAAAAATCCGTATTAACGGATTTTTTTGTTGGTCCTCGCGCCACAATGATTACGCCATGGAGTACCAATGCGGTGGAAATTACCCAAAATATGGGGATTTCAGGAATCATTCGTATCGAAGAATTCCATAGAGTTGACTGGGATGCTTCTGATTTTGATCCGATGCTTTATCAAAAATACAGTGAATTAAATCAAGCTATTTTCACCATCAATATTCAACCAGAACCTATCTTGAATATTGACGATATCGCTGCATATAATAAAACCGAAGGATTGTCATTAAGTCCTGAAGAAGTAAAATATTTAGATGATTTAGCTACTAAATTAGGTAGAAAATTAACCGATTCTGAAATTTTTGCTTTTTCACAAGCCAATTCAGAACACTGCCGTCACAAAATTTTCAACGGAACTTTTGTGATTGATGGAGAAGAAAAAGAAACTTCATTATTTAAATTAATAAAGAAAACTTCGCAAGAAAACCCTAACGATATTGTATCTGCTTACAAAGACAATGTGGCTTTTGTAAAAGGGCCTAAAGTGCAACAATTTGCTCCTAAAACAGCAGACAAACCAGATTTTTACGAAATAAAAGAATTTGATTCTGTTATTTCATTAAAAGCAGAAACACACAATTTCCCAACAACAGTAGAGCCATTCAATGGTGCTGCAACAGGATCTGGAGGAGAAATTCGCGACCGTTTAGCAGGAGGACAAGGTTCATTGCCTTTAGCAGGAACAGCAGTTTACATGACTTCATATTCTCGTTTGTCCTTCGACTCCGCTCCGGATGACAAACCTTGGGAAAAAGGAATGGAAGAAAGAAAATGGTTGTATCAAACTCCGATGGATATTTTAATCAAGGCTTCAAACGGAGCTTCTGATTTTGGAAACAAATTTGGACAACCTTTGATTACCGGTTCTCTTCTTACTTTTGAACACGAAGAAAACAATCGCAAAATTGGTTATGATAAAGTAATCATGCAAGCGGGTGGAATTGGTTACGGAAAATTAGATCAAGCCATCAAACATAAACCACAAGAAGGCGATAAAATCGTAATTCTAGGTGGTGAAAATTATAGAATTGGAATGGGCGGCGCTGCAGTTTCATCAGCAGACACAGGAGCTTTTGGTTCAGGAATTGAATTAAACGCTGTTCAACGTTCAAACCCAGAAATGCAAAAACGTGCTGCTAATGCTATTCGTGGTTTAGTAGAAAGTGATAACAATCCTATTGTTTCTATTCACGATCATGGTGCAGGCGGACACCTAAATTGTCTTTCGGAATTAGTAGAAGAAACAGGAGGTTTAATTGATTTAGACAAACTACCTGTGGGCGATCCTACGCTTTCAGCAAAAGAAATCATCGGTAACGAATCACAAGAAAGAATGGGATTAGTTATTGGTAAAAAAGATATCGACGTTTTACAACGAATTGCGGATAGAGAACGTGCTCCAATGTACCAAGTTGGTGATGTAACTGGCGATCATCGTTTTACTTTCGAATCAAAATCTACTGGATTAAAACCAATGGATTACGCCTTGGAAGATTTCTTTGGAAGTTCACCAAAAACAATAATGACTGACACGACCATCAATTACAATTATGGTGGTTTAGAATATAGCATAAAAAATATTTCGACTTACTTAGAGCAAGTATTACAATTAGAAGCTGTAGCTTGTAAAGACTGGTTAACCAATAAAGTGGACCGTTGTGTAGGCGGAAAAGTTGCTAAACAACAATGTGCTGGACCATTGCAATTACCATTGAACAATTGTGGTGTGATGGCCTTAGATTATTTAGGTAAAGAAGGTATTGCAACTTCTATTGGGCACGCTCCTATATCAGCTTTGATTGATCCAGTTGCAGGAAGCAGAAATGCTATTGCCGAATCATTATCAAACATTGTTTGGGCTCCAATAAAAGACGGATTGAAAGGTATTTCATTATCAGCAAACTGGATGTGGGCTTGTAAAAACGAAGGTGAAGACGCTCGTTTATACGCTGCTGTTGAAGGTTGTTCAGACTTTGCTATCGAATTAGGAATCAATATCCCAACAGGAAAAGATTCGCTTTCGATGAAACAAAAATATCCTAACGACGAAGTAATTGCTCCGGGAACGGTTATTATTTCTGCTGGCGGAAACTGTACAGATATTCGAAAAGTAGTTGAACCTGTTTTACAAAGAGATGGTGGTTCTATTTATTATATCAATTTGTCACAAGACGACTTTAAATTAGGTGGTTCTTCGTTTGCACAAATTCTGAATACTATTGGAAATGAAACGCCAACTATTAAAGATGCTGCTTTCTTCAAAAAAGCCTTCAATACCATTCAAGAATTAATTTTAGAAAACAATATCCTTGCAGGACATGACATAGGAAGTGGTGGTTTAATCACAACTTTATTAGAAATGTGTTTTGCAGATATAAATTTGGGTGCTAAAATAGATTTCTCTCCCGAAGCTTCGGGATTTGAAGAAAAAGACATTATCAAATATCTTTTTGCAGAAAATATTGCGGTTGTTTTCCAAGCGAAAGAGGATAGCATTGTTGAAAACAAATTGAAACAAAACGGTGTTACTTTCTACAAATTAGGATCAGTTACTACCGAAGCTACTTTGAACTTTGGCCCTTGCCAATTAGACATTGCCAAATACAGAGATATCTGGTTTAAAACTTCTTTCTTGTTAGATCAAAAACAAGCTAAAAACGGAACCGCTAAAGCGCGTTTCGACAACTATAAAAACCAAGTTTTAAACTATACTTTTCCAACGCATTTTACAGGAAAAGCTCCTGTCATCTCGAGCGAAGTCGAGAGACCAAAAGCCGCTATTATTCGTGAAAAAGGAAGTAATTCTGAGCGTGAAATGGCTAATGCAATGTACTTAGCAGGATTTGATGTAAAAGATGTTCACATGACTGATTTGATTTCAGGACGCGAAACATTAGAGGACATTCAATTTATTGGAGCGGTTGGTGGATTCTCAAATTCAGATGTTTTAGGTTCAGCCAAAGGTTGGGCTGGAGCATTTTTATACAACCAAAAAGCAAAAACTGCTTTAGATAATTTCTTCAAAAGAGAAGATACTTTATCTGTTGGAATTTGTAATGGATGTCAATTATTCATGGAATTAGAATTGATTAATCCTGAGCATGAGGTGCATGGTAAAATGCTTCATAATGATAGTCATAAACACGAAAGTATTTTTACTTCAGTAACCATTCAAGAAAACAAATCTGTAATGTTATCTTCATTAGCAGGAAGTACATTAGGCGTTTGGGTTTCGCATGGTGAAGGTAAATTTAACTTACCAATGGCGGAAGAAAACTACAACATTGTATCTAAATATGGGTATGAAGGATATCCTGCAAACCCTAATGGTTCTGATTATAACACTGCAATGCTATGCGATAAAACAGGTCGCCATTTAGTTATGATGCCACATATTGAGCGTTCTACATTCCAATGGAACTGGGCACATTATCCAAAAGATAGAAATGATGAAGTTTCTCCTTGGCATGAAGCCTTTGTAAATGCCAAAAAATGGATTGACAAACACTAA
- a CDS encoding PaaI family thioesterase codes for MTFDKEKILKYCNKVSENTLMRTLNIEYVDAGEDFLVATMPVNPSVHQPMGLLHGGASVALAESVGSAASMLYVNHEHSEVRGIEIAANHLKAKRDGIVTATAKIIHKGKSIHLWEIRITDENGSLISLCKLTNMVLPKRKSEDK; via the coding sequence ATGACATTCGACAAAGAAAAAATCCTTAAATATTGCAATAAGGTTTCTGAAAACACTTTAATGCGAACCTTAAATATCGAATATGTAGATGCGGGCGAAGATTTTTTAGTAGCAACAATGCCTGTAAATCCATCTGTACATCAGCCTATGGGATTATTACATGGCGGAGCTTCTGTAGCTTTAGCGGAAAGTGTTGGTAGTGCTGCATCAATGTTGTATGTAAATCATGAACACAGCGAGGTTCGAGGGATAGAAATTGCAGCAAACCATTTGAAAGCAAAACGCGACGGAATTGTTACGGCAACCGCTAAAATAATTCATAAAGGCAAAAGTATTCATCTCTGGGAAATCCGAATTACAGATGAAAACGGTAGTTTAATTTCGCTTTGTAAACTTACAAATATGGTTTTACCTAAAAGAAAATCGGAAGATAAATAA
- a CDS encoding isochorismate synthase, whose translation MKQLLDKVKNQFAESLPFVVYCKPNSDTITGLFQLDANLYSVENFNEKGFVFASFDGNQICLIPEKHSEKVSFGFDKKDIFFSEEEFNAPDETAKNKFETLVSEGIQAIKNEQFKKVVLSRKEVVNLSDFDLGTVFEKLVQLYPTTFVYCFFHPKLGMWMGATPEQLVQSQNKNIKTIALAGTKKSTGAEVVIWGNKEVIEQQFVTDYIVKKLENVADEVFVSKPYSIQAGSIWHIKTDISGVLNSDSNLQQVVCLLHPTPAVCGFPKENSKAFILKNEKYNRSFYTGYLGELNSVLETNSDCSDLFVNLRCMQIEFGEGQVAKAHLYMGCGITKDSIPEKEWEESVNKSMTMKKAL comes from the coding sequence ATGAAACAACTTTTAGATAAAGTCAAAAATCAATTTGCAGAAAGTCTTCCTTTTGTAGTGTATTGCAAACCTAATTCGGATACAATTACGGGTTTGTTTCAGTTGGATGCAAATTTATATTCTGTAGAAAATTTTAACGAAAAAGGATTTGTATTTGCCTCTTTTGATGGAAATCAAATTTGTTTAATTCCAGAAAAGCATTCCGAAAAAGTATCTTTTGGGTTTGATAAAAAGGACATTTTTTTTTCTGAAGAAGAATTTAATGCTCCTGATGAAACTGCCAAAAACAAATTTGAAACTTTAGTTTCAGAAGGAATTCAAGCCATAAAAAATGAGCAATTCAAGAAAGTAGTTTTATCAAGAAAAGAAGTAGTTAATCTATCAGATTTTGATTTGGGAACCGTTTTTGAAAAATTAGTTCAACTGTATCCAACAACTTTCGTATACTGTTTTTTTCATCCAAAGTTAGGGATGTGGATGGGAGCAACACCAGAACAATTAGTACAATCCCAAAATAAAAATATCAAAACTATAGCTTTAGCTGGAACTAAAAAAAGTACTGGTGCAGAAGTAGTTATATGGGGAAATAAAGAAGTGATAGAACAGCAATTTGTTACAGATTATATTGTAAAAAAATTAGAAAATGTTGCTGATGAAGTTTTTGTATCTAAACCATACAGCATTCAGGCAGGAAGTATTTGGCATATAAAAACAGATATTTCGGGAGTTTTAAATTCAGATTCAAACCTACAACAAGTAGTTTGTTTATTGCATCCAACTCCTGCGGTTTGTGGTTTTCCAAAAGAAAATTCTAAAGCTTTTATTTTGAAAAACGAAAAATACAATAGGAGTTTTTATACGGGATATTTAGGCGAATTGAATAGTGTTTTAGAAACCAATTCAGACTGTTCAGATTTGTTTGTAAATTTGCGTTGTATGCAAATTGAATTTGGAGAAGGACAAGTTGCAAAAGCACATTTGTATATGGGATGCGGAATTACAAAAGATAGTATTCCTGAAAAAGAATGGGAGGAAAGTGTCAATAAATCGATGACGATGAAAAAGGCTTTGTAG
- the bshB1 gene encoding bacillithiol biosynthesis deacetylase BshB1 produces the protein MKLDILAFGAHPDDVELGCAGTILKEISLGKKVGVVDLTRGELGTRGSAEIRDREADAAGKILGLSVRENLSFRDSFFVNDEKHQLEIIKMIRKYQPEIVLCNAIDDRHIDHEKGSKLVSDACFLSGLRKIETSVDGKNQSAWRPKVVYHYIQWKNIEPDFVVDITGFTEKKIEAILAYRSQFYDANSNEPESPITSKNFLESLNYRAQDLGRLIGTEYGEGFTAERYLAVNSLGDLI, from the coding sequence ATGAAATTAGATATATTAGCTTTTGGAGCACATCCAGATGATGTTGAATTAGGTTGCGCAGGAACTATTTTAAAAGAGATTTCTTTAGGAAAAAAAGTAGGGGTAGTAGACTTGACTAGAGGAGAATTAGGAACTAGAGGTTCTGCTGAAATTAGAGATCGAGAAGCAGATGCAGCTGGAAAAATTTTAGGGCTTTCAGTTCGAGAGAATTTGAGTTTTAGAGATAGTTTTTTTGTAAATGATGAAAAACATCAATTAGAAATCATAAAAATGATTCGTAAGTATCAACCTGAAATTGTTTTATGTAATGCTATTGATGACCGTCATATTGATCATGAAAAAGGCAGTAAATTAGTTTCGGATGCTTGTTTTTTATCTGGATTAAGGAAAATAGAAACTAGTGTTGATGGAAAAAACCAATCTGCTTGGAGACCAAAAGTGGTGTACCATTATATTCAATGGAAAAATATTGAACCTGATTTTGTCGTTGATATAACGGGGTTTACAGAAAAGAAAATAGAAGCTATTTTAGCCTATAGGTCACAATTTTATGATGCAAATTCGAATGAGCCAGAATCACCTATAACGAGTAAAAACTTCTTAGAAAGTTTAAATTATCGTGCGCAGGATTTAGGAAGACTTATTGGCACAGAATATGGAGAAGGTTTTACAGCAGAAAGATATTTGGCAGTCAATAGTTTAGGAGATTTGATATAA
- a CDS encoding M28 family peptidase: protein MKKIALLSILVILNISCSSQKNYTETVSPLKYLNTITAEDLKTHLYIVAADSMEGRETGSVGQKKAGVYLINQYKKNNIPFPKGATTYYQPIPASYLNKKYGEKLGDSENIWAFIEGSEKPNEILVISAHYDHVGTKDNEVYNGADDDGSGTVALLEIAQAFEIAKKEGHGPKRSILFLHVTGEEHGLHGSRFYSENPLFPIANTITDINIDMIGRRDEAHAASNNYVYVIGANRLSTDLDNICTIANAKYTHLDLDYKYNDPKDPNRFYERSDHYNFAKNGIPSVFLFNGVHADYHKATDSADKIEYDALAKRAQFAFATAWELANRLERPVVDKK from the coding sequence ATGAAAAAAATTGCACTATTAAGCATACTCGTAATCCTAAACATCAGTTGTTCTTCACAAAAGAACTATACCGAAACTGTAAGTCCTTTAAAATACCTAAACACGATTACTGCTGAAGATTTAAAAACACACCTATATATTGTTGCCGCAGATTCCATGGAAGGCCGCGAAACGGGTTCTGTTGGTCAAAAGAAAGCTGGCGTTTATCTAATCAATCAGTACAAAAAAAATAATATTCCTTTTCCAAAAGGAGCTACAACTTATTATCAGCCAATTCCTGCTTCTTATTTAAACAAAAAATACGGAGAAAAATTAGGTGATTCAGAGAACATTTGGGCCTTCATTGAAGGTTCGGAAAAACCAAACGAAATACTTGTTATTTCGGCACATTACGATCACGTAGGAACAAAAGATAATGAAGTTTATAATGGTGCTGATGATGATGGTTCTGGTACAGTTGCCTTATTAGAAATTGCCCAAGCATTTGAAATAGCCAAAAAAGAAGGTCACGGTCCTAAACGCTCCATTCTTTTTCTTCACGTAACTGGTGAAGAACACGGATTGCACGGTTCTAGATTCTATTCTGAAAATCCTTTATTTCCAATTGCAAATACTATTACTGACATCAATATTGATATGATTGGACGTCGAGATGAAGCGCATGCAGCAAGTAATAATTATGTCTATGTGATTGGTGCGAATCGGTTGTCAACTGATTTAGACAATATTTGTACCATAGCAAACGCTAAATACACGCATCTAGATTTAGATTATAAATACAATGATCCGAAAGATCCAAACCGATTTTATGAGCGTTCAGACCATTACAATTTTGCGAAAAATGGCATTCCTTCTGTTTTCCTTTTCAATGGTGTTCACGCTGATTATCATAAAGCAACGGATAGCGCCGATAAAATTGAATACGATGCCTTAGCTAAAAGAGCTCAATTTGCTTTTGCAACAGCCTGGGAGCTAGCCAACAGATTAGAACGACCTGTTGTCGATAAAAAATAA
- a CDS encoding dienelactone hydrolase family protein: MKNIIYLLLGFVLFTNQSFGQLKPVQYKDGSQILNGLSISPNKKSTEKPGILVLPAWKGIDTHAKNTAEKLSKLGYYAFVADIYGEGNYPKDAAEAGKNAGHYKQNIAEYHKRISLALEQLIQSGANPDNIAVIGFCFGGTGAIEAARAHLNVKGVVSFHGGLAKDSSRPVEPITAKILACHGADDPFVSKEEVSAFQQEMRDTKADWEMIYYANSVHSFTDPDAGNDNSKGAAYNEKAAKRSFEHMKLFLNEVLKK, from the coding sequence ATGAAAAATATTATATACCTCCTTTTAGGATTTGTATTGTTTACAAATCAGTCTTTTGGACAATTAAAACCAGTTCAATACAAAGATGGAAGCCAAATTTTAAATGGCTTATCTATCAGTCCAAATAAAAAATCTACTGAAAAACCTGGTATTTTAGTTCTTCCCGCTTGGAAAGGAATTGACACCCATGCCAAAAACACCGCAGAAAAACTGTCTAAATTAGGCTATTATGCTTTTGTAGCTGACATTTATGGTGAAGGGAATTACCCTAAAGATGCTGCCGAAGCAGGCAAAAATGCGGGACATTACAAACAAAATATAGCCGAATATCATAAAAGAATCTCTCTTGCATTAGAGCAATTAATACAATCAGGTGCTAATCCAGATAATATTGCTGTGATTGGTTTTTGTTTTGGAGGAACTGGAGCAATTGAAGCAGCCAGAGCGCATCTAAATGTAAAAGGAGTAGTTTCTTTTCATGGAGGATTAGCTAAGGATTCCTCTAGACCAGTGGAGCCTATTACAGCTAAAATTCTAGCGTGTCATGGAGCAGATGATCCGTTTGTTTCAAAAGAAGAAGTAAGTGCTTTTCAACAAGAAATGAGAGACACAAAAGCTGATTGGGAAATGATTTATTACGCTAACTCCGTACACTCTTTTACTGATCCTGATGCCGGAAATGATAATTCAAAAGGAGCTGCCTACAATGAAAAAGCTGCTAAACGTTCATTCGAACACATGAAACTTTTCCTAAACGAAGTCTTGAAAAAATAA
- a CDS encoding Lrp/AsnC family transcriptional regulator, whose translation MEGLDEFDINIIKELEKDGRMAFSAIATNLKISNTMVHQRINKLTEQGILTGIKPIINEKKIGYDWGAFTGISLKKDQDSNRIIEELKKIPEITECYYITGSYTLYVKIIAKDHEHMRRVLYEKIDNIPGIEKTNSLIELGCAFKRNVTL comes from the coding sequence ATGGAAGGATTGGACGAATTTGACATAAATATAATAAAAGAATTAGAAAAAGATGGTAGAATGGCATTCTCAGCTATTGCAACTAATTTAAAGATATCAAATACGATGGTTCATCAACGTATCAATAAATTAACCGAACAAGGAATTCTAACAGGAATCAAACCTATTATAAACGAAAAAAAAATCGGATATGATTGGGGCGCTTTTACGGGTATCTCTCTAAAAAAAGATCAGGATTCAAACCGTATCATCGAAGAACTAAAAAAGATCCCCGAAATAACGGAATGCTACTATATTACGGGTTCCTACACGCTATATGTAAAAATAATCGCCAAAGACCATGAACACATGAGACGTGTCCTTTATGAAAAAATTGATAACATTCCTGGCATAGAAAAAACAAACTCACTAATTGAATTGGGATGTGCTTTTAAACGAAACGTAACGTTATAA
- the rocD gene encoding ornithine--oxo-acid transaminase, translating to MAHTNQTLSSKSEALVAKENKYGAHNYHPLPVVLERGEGVYVWDVDGKKYYDFLSAYSAVNQGHCHPKIVGAMVKQAQTLTLTSRAFFNDQLGPYEEYVTKYFGFDKVLPMNTGAEAVETALKLCRKWAYEVKGIPENEAQIIVCENNFHGRTTTIISFSNDETARKNFGPFTNGFIKIPYDDVEALASVLKSSKNIAGFLVEPIQGEAGVYVPTEGYLAKAKALCAAHNVLFIADEVQTGIARTGRLLATCGNCTCENGCENKPEVKADILILGKALSGGVFPVSAVLANDAIMNVIKPGQHGSTFGGNPIAAAVAIAALEVIKEEKLAQNAERLGGVLRNGLNEIASRNSLITLVRGKGLLNAIVINCEEDSDLAWDICLKFRDYGLLAKPTHGNKIRLAPPLVITETQIQECLSIIEKALNEFV from the coding sequence ATGGCACATACAAATCAAACCCTTTCTTCAAAATCAGAAGCATTAGTAGCTAAAGAAAATAAATATGGAGCACATAATTACCATCCGTTGCCAGTGGTTCTGGAGCGCGGAGAAGGAGTGTATGTTTGGGATGTTGACGGAAAAAAATATTATGATTTTTTATCGGCATATTCTGCTGTAAATCAAGGACATTGCCATCCTAAAATTGTTGGAGCAATGGTGAAACAAGCACAAACATTGACTTTGACGTCACGTGCTTTTTTTAACGATCAATTAGGACCTTACGAAGAATATGTCACTAAGTATTTTGGTTTCGATAAGGTTTTACCTATGAACACTGGTGCTGAAGCGGTAGAAACTGCTTTGAAATTATGTAGAAAATGGGCTTATGAAGTAAAAGGAATTCCAGAGAATGAGGCACAAATTATTGTTTGTGAAAACAATTTCCACGGAAGAACAACTACAATTATTTCGTTTTCCAATGATGAAACGGCTCGCAAAAACTTCGGACCATTTACAAACGGATTTATAAAAATACCATACGATGACGTAGAAGCTTTGGCTTCTGTTTTAAAATCATCTAAAAATATTGCAGGATTTTTAGTAGAACCTATTCAAGGGGAAGCTGGAGTTTATGTTCCAACCGAAGGATATTTGGCAAAAGCCAAAGCACTTTGTGCAGCGCATAATGTATTATTTATTGCTGATGAAGTTCAAACCGGAATTGCCAGAACCGGAAGATTATTGGCGACTTGTGGAAATTGTACTTGTGAAAATGGTTGCGAAAATAAACCTGAGGTTAAAGCGGATATTCTTATTTTAGGGAAAGCGCTTTCAGGTGGTGTTTTTCCAGTTTCGGCAGTTTTAGCTAATGATGCTATTATGAATGTTATCAAACCAGGACAACACGGTTCTACTTTTGGCGGAAATCCTATTGCTGCAGCTGTTGCAATAGCTGCTTTGGAAGTGATAAAAGAGGAGAAATTAGCCCAAAATGCAGAACGTTTAGGTGGTGTTTTGAGAAATGGTCTTAATGAAATTGCTTCTAGAAATTCATTGATAACTTTAGTTCGTGGTAAAGGTTTGCTCAATGCAATTGTAATCAATTGTGAGGAAGATTCTGATTTAGCTTGGGATATTTGTTTAAAATTCAGAGATTATGGATTGTTGGCAAAACCTACTCATGGTAACAAAATCAGATTAGCGCCACCATTAGTTATTACAGAAACTCAAATACAAGAATGCTTAAGTATTATTGAAAAAGCATTGAACGAATTTGTATAA
- the cobA gene encoding uroporphyrinogen-III C-methyltransferase — MRTNKPKLTIVGAGPGDVELITLKAIKALESADVVLYDALVNEDLLQYAKQAQIIFVGKRFGCHAYSQDQINDLIVSMAKRYGHVVRLKGGDPFVFGRGSEEIEFAQKFDLETAIVPGISSALGVPASNGISLTQRRVAESFWVITGTTSDHKLSKDVALASQSSATVVILMGMNKLDEIISIYQNNRTDDLPVAIIQNGTKNTQKKAIGTISSISEMVKEQQLSSPAIIIIGEVVRNAPQLTAYIKEEYSEEEFVFQNLDLIG; from the coding sequence ATGCGTACAAATAAACCAAAGTTGACAATAGTTGGAGCAGGTCCTGGTGATGTTGAATTGATTACTTTGAAAGCAATCAAAGCTCTAGAAAGTGCAGATGTAGTCTTGTATGATGCTTTAGTAAATGAAGACTTATTGCAATATGCTAAACAAGCACAAATTATATTTGTAGGAAAGCGTTTTGGCTGTCATGCTTACAGTCAAGATCAGATTAATGATTTGATTGTTAGTATGGCTAAGCGTTATGGGCATGTAGTTCGATTGAAAGGTGGCGATCCATTTGTATTTGGTAGAGGAAGTGAAGAAATTGAATTTGCACAAAAATTTGATTTGGAAACCGCAATCGTTCCGGGTATTTCATCTGCTTTGGGTGTGCCCGCTTCAAATGGGATAAGTTTAACGCAGCGTAGAGTTGCCGAGAGTTTTTGGGTAATTACAGGAACTACCTCAGATCATAAATTATCAAAAGACGTAGCATTAGCTTCGCAATCATCTGCAACAGTGGTTATTTTGATGGGAATGAATAAACTGGATGAAATTATTTCGATTTATCAAAACAATAGAACGGATGATTTACCTGTTGCTATCATACAAAACGGAACCAAAAACACCCAGAAAAAAGCAATTGGTACCATTAGTTCCATTTCGGAAATGGTAAAAGAGCAACAACTTTCTTCCCCTGCGATAATAATAATTGGCGAAGTGGTTCGCAATGCTCCCCAATTAACTGCTTATATTAAAGAGGAATATTCTGAAGAGGAGTTTGTTTTTCAGAATTTAGATTTAATAGGATAA
- a CDS encoding acyl-CoA thioesterase — MNTGFKTVSSSYVTISELMLPSHTNFSGKIHGGYILSLLDQIAFACASKFSGNYCVTASVDTVNFLKPIEVGELVTMKASVNYVGNSSMIVGIRVEAENIQTGVVKHCNSSYFTMVSKDKEGKNAAVPGLILTNLKEVSRFQNGLKQISLKKEREYQKSIATFGAIETILSTNKYNVMVELQ; from the coding sequence ATGAATACCGGATTCAAAACCGTAAGTTCTTCTTACGTAACTATATCTGAACTAATGTTGCCTTCACACACCAACTTTAGTGGTAAAATACACGGAGGTTATATCTTGTCATTGCTTGACCAAATTGCTTTTGCTTGTGCGTCAAAATTTTCAGGAAATTATTGCGTAACTGCTTCGGTTGATACTGTAAATTTTTTAAAACCTATTGAAGTTGGTGAACTCGTAACGATGAAAGCAAGCGTAAATTATGTTGGGAACAGCTCAATGATTGTAGGAATTCGTGTAGAAGCAGAAAACATTCAAACAGGAGTGGTTAAACATTGTAACTCTTCTTATTTTACAATGGTTTCTAAAGACAAAGAGGGTAAAAATGCTGCTGTTCCAGGATTAATTCTTACGAACCTAAAAGAAGTTAGCCGATTTCAAAACGGCTTGAAACAAATTTCTCTAAAAAAAGAACGAGAATATCAAAAGAGTATAGCAACTTTTGGAGCGATTGAAACCATTTTGAGTACTAATAAATATAATGTTATGGTAGAATTGCAATAA